The following are encoded together in the Paludisphaera mucosa genome:
- the galB gene encoding beta-galactosidase GalB, whose protein sequence is MSVRSSGACGVALLIAAWGLAPFAAAAGPPRSRESFNAGWKFARFGPMPDGSRLPEPGAPRWKIPARASSEETGKNNTADAALDGDPKTRWCAASGRKDEWLAIDLGPSPKVAALAIDWEFPDLRYAYAVEASDDGQAWEVVRSVEADHPVEKIAINPGRRLVRIRVAAPPAGKWASVAEVRLFDAAAKPVVNERVDQGETPAATGFDDAGWWTLDVPHDWGIEGPFRDDLPNDTGKLPWKGIGWYRKAFAVPAADRGRRVFIDFDGAMANSQVWLNGRLVGGWPFGYQAFRLELTPYLKYDAENVLAVRLDAEKWGSRWYPGAGIYRNVWLVKSSPLHVAHWGVFATIPALNDDAGTVSLAVTVDNQLDVDALAVVRAVIYELDEHGAVSAEVAEAKAVERSILTGGQAQASLSAVVPKPRRWDLESPRRYVARVVVERSGEVVDVYDQPFGFRTIEFTGREGFKLNGKTVFLKGTCNHHDLGPLGAALNVRALERQLEILKEMGCNALRTSHNPPAPELLDLADRMGFVVMVEAFDCWKTGKTAGDYSALFDEWHARDLEAMVRRERNHPSVVMWSIGNEVAEQDGPELAKALADVVRSYDATRPVTAGCNNPEAGVNGFQTAVDAFGLNYHTDDYARILEHPGNANKPIYTSESSSCVSSRGEYFFPVKRGRDSQANFQISSYDVDAPPWAQPPDEVFAALDRNPRFFGEFVWTGFDYLGEPTPYNSDATNLLNFSDPAKREAMKAELARLGSLKVPSASSYFGILDLCGFKKDRFYIYQARWRPDLAMAHILPHWNWPERQGLVTPVHVYTSGDEAELFLDGVSLGRKKKAEFEYRLRWDDVTYRPGVLKVVAYKAGREWATDVVATTGPATKLALAADRAEIAADGRDLSFVTVTVADAEGRLVPRSANLVTFAIDGPGEIVAVGNGDAASHEPFQATRREAFNGLVQAIVRIKPGQAGPVILRAESEGLDAAQVVIKGR, encoded by the coding sequence ATGTCCGTCCGATCATCAGGCGCGTGCGGCGTCGCCTTGCTCATCGCCGCCTGGGGCCTCGCCCCTTTCGCCGCCGCGGCGGGCCCGCCGCGCAGCCGCGAGTCCTTCAACGCCGGCTGGAAGTTCGCCCGCTTCGGGCCCATGCCCGACGGCTCGCGGCTCCCCGAGCCCGGCGCGCCCCGTTGGAAGATCCCGGCTCGGGCGTCGAGCGAGGAGACGGGCAAGAACAACACGGCCGACGCGGCCCTGGACGGCGACCCCAAGACCCGCTGGTGCGCCGCCAGCGGTCGGAAGGACGAGTGGCTGGCGATCGACCTCGGCCCCTCTCCCAAGGTCGCGGCCCTGGCGATCGACTGGGAGTTCCCGGACCTTCGCTACGCGTACGCCGTCGAGGCGAGCGACGACGGCCAGGCCTGGGAGGTCGTGAGATCGGTCGAGGCCGATCACCCGGTCGAGAAGATCGCGATCAACCCTGGCCGACGCCTCGTGCGCATCCGAGTCGCCGCCCCGCCCGCCGGCAAATGGGCGAGCGTCGCCGAGGTCCGCCTCTTCGACGCCGCCGCGAAACCGGTCGTCAACGAGCGGGTCGACCAAGGCGAGACCCCGGCCGCGACCGGCTTCGACGACGCCGGCTGGTGGACGCTCGACGTCCCCCACGACTGGGGGATCGAGGGGCCCTTCCGCGACGACCTGCCGAACGACACCGGCAAGCTCCCCTGGAAGGGGATTGGCTGGTATCGCAAGGCCTTCGCGGTCCCGGCCGCCGACCGCGGCCGGCGCGTCTTCATCGACTTCGACGGGGCCATGGCGAACTCGCAGGTCTGGCTCAACGGCCGGCTCGTCGGCGGCTGGCCCTTCGGCTATCAGGCGTTCCGCCTGGAGTTGACGCCCTACCTGAAGTATGACGCCGAGAACGTGCTGGCCGTCCGGCTGGACGCCGAGAAATGGGGGTCGCGCTGGTATCCCGGCGCGGGGATCTATCGGAACGTCTGGCTGGTGAAATCGTCGCCCCTGCACGTCGCCCACTGGGGCGTCTTCGCGACCATCCCCGCGCTCAACGACGACGCCGGGACGGTCTCGCTGGCCGTGACCGTCGACAACCAGCTCGACGTCGACGCCCTGGCCGTCGTCAGGGCCGTAATCTATGAGCTGGACGAACACGGGGCCGTGTCCGCCGAGGTCGCCGAGGCGAAGGCCGTCGAGCGGTCGATCCTGACGGGCGGCCAGGCGCAGGCGTCGCTCTCGGCGGTGGTCCCGAAGCCGAGGCGATGGGACCTCGAATCGCCTCGTCGCTACGTCGCCCGCGTCGTGGTCGAGCGTAGCGGCGAGGTCGTCGACGTCTACGACCAGCCCTTCGGCTTCCGCACGATCGAGTTCACCGGCCGCGAGGGCTTCAAGCTCAACGGCAAGACGGTCTTCCTCAAGGGGACCTGCAACCACCACGACCTCGGCCCCCTGGGGGCGGCCCTGAACGTGCGGGCGCTGGAGCGTCAGCTCGAGATCCTGAAGGAGATGGGGTGCAACGCCCTGCGGACCTCGCACAACCCCCCCGCGCCCGAGCTGCTGGACCTGGCCGATCGGATGGGGTTCGTGGTGATGGTCGAGGCGTTCGACTGCTGGAAGACGGGCAAGACCGCCGGCGACTACAGCGCCCTGTTCGACGAGTGGCACGCGCGCGACCTGGAGGCGATGGTCCGCCGCGAGCGGAACCACCCCAGCGTCGTCATGTGGAGCATCGGCAACGAGGTCGCCGAGCAGGACGGCCCCGAGCTGGCGAAGGCCCTGGCCGACGTCGTCCGGTCGTACGACGCCACGCGGCCGGTCACCGCGGGCTGCAACAACCCGGAAGCCGGCGTCAACGGCTTCCAGACGGCCGTCGACGCCTTCGGCCTGAACTACCACACCGACGACTACGCCCGGATCCTCGAGCACCCGGGCAACGCGAATAAGCCGATCTACACGAGCGAATCCTCGTCGTGCGTCAGCTCGCGCGGGGAGTACTTCTTCCCGGTGAAACGAGGCCGAGACTCCCAGGCCAATTTCCAGATCTCGTCGTACGACGTCGACGCCCCGCCCTGGGCCCAGCCCCCCGACGAGGTCTTCGCGGCGCTCGACCGCAACCCGCGGTTCTTCGGCGAGTTCGTCTGGACCGGTTTCGATTATCTCGGCGAGCCGACGCCTTATAACAGCGACGCCACCAACCTGCTGAATTTCTCCGACCCCGCGAAGCGCGAGGCCATGAAGGCCGAGCTGGCCCGCCTGGGCTCGCTCAAGGTCCCCTCGGCGTCGAGCTACTTCGGCATCCTCGACCTCTGCGGGTTTAAAAAGGATCGCTTCTATATTTATCAGGCGCGATGGCGTCCCGACCTGGCCATGGCCCACATCCTCCCCCACTGGAACTGGCCCGAGCGCCAGGGGCTGGTCACGCCGGTGCACGTCTACACGTCGGGAGACGAGGCCGAGCTGTTCCTCGACGGGGTCTCGCTGGGGCGGAAAAAGAAGGCCGAGTTCGAGTACCGGCTCCGCTGGGACGACGTGACGTATCGGCCCGGCGTGTTGAAGGTCGTCGCCTACAAGGCCGGTCGCGAGTGGGCGACCGACGTCGTCGCGACCACCGGCCCGGCGACGAAGCTGGCGCTGGCCGCGGACCGGGCCGAGATCGCAGCAGACGGTCGCGACCTGAGTTTCGTCACGGTCACGGTGGCCGACGCCGAGGGACGTCTCGTCCCCCGGAGCGCGAACCTCGTGACGTTCGCGATCGACGGCCCCGGCGAGATCGTCGCGGTCGGCAACGGCGACGCCGCCAGCCACGAGCCCTTCCAGGCGACCCGGCGCGAGGCTTTCAACGGCCTCGTCCAGGCGATCGTCCGCATCAAGCCCGGCCAGGCCGGGCCGGTCATCCTCAGGGCGGAGTCCGAGGGGCTCGACGCGGCCCAGGTGGTCATCAAAGGCCGGTGA
- a CDS encoding tetratricopeptide repeat protein, whose translation MGGRSSFANMRGPGGNYTRTSFNQNNINNFNNMGSRGLGWRNNYAGMHGNWNHGGGWNNGWGGGGWNRGGWGGGGWNRGWGGGWNNGWGGYGGYGGYGGYGGFGNGFGWGLGLGLGSSLGWGLGGWGLGGLGYGGWGLGGIGWGGYGLGGWGLGGLGWGGLGWGGYGMSSWAYGPMLYDWGYSSYVNPYYVVPQTVVVDQPVVYDYSQPINPSAPPPDATVVDGADDLFTKGRDAFKAGLYTSALNFANQALRQLPNDPTLHEFRALSLFALGQYDDAAASLYPVLSVGPGWDWPTLIGLYGDDAGVYTNQLRALEAKVKSEPNTASAHFLLGYHYLGQGHGDEALNQFRAASKLQPRDTLSAQVVQQLDKARREALGAAADPQPAPDAAPAGAPAPAPELAPPAAEPLPTVVVRENAIEGVWIAAPDGDTKITLDMAQAGKFAWSVEHGGSTKRFTGVRTGNSTLLTLVQDADATQPPMVGRIAWKDEDHFVFQLMGTAAGDPGLSFSRSR comes from the coding sequence GTGGGAGGCCGTTCCTCGTTCGCCAACATGCGGGGACCCGGCGGCAACTACACCCGGACCAGCTTCAATCAAAACAACATCAACAACTTCAACAACATGGGCTCGCGCGGCCTCGGCTGGCGCAACAACTACGCGGGCATGCACGGCAACTGGAACCACGGCGGCGGCTGGAACAACGGTTGGGGAGGCGGAGGCTGGAACCGCGGTGGTTGGGGCGGCGGCGGCTGGAATCGCGGCTGGGGCGGTGGTTGGAATAACGGCTGGGGAGGGTACGGCGGCTACGGAGGCTACGGAGGATACGGCGGCTTCGGCAATGGATTCGGCTGGGGCCTCGGTCTCGGGCTGGGCAGCAGCCTGGGCTGGGGCCTCGGCGGCTGGGGGCTCGGCGGCCTCGGCTACGGCGGTTGGGGTTTGGGAGGAATCGGCTGGGGAGGGTACGGCCTGGGCGGCTGGGGCCTGGGAGGTCTCGGCTGGGGCGGGCTCGGCTGGGGCGGCTACGGCATGTCCTCGTGGGCGTACGGGCCGATGCTGTACGACTGGGGGTATTCGAGCTACGTGAATCCGTACTACGTCGTCCCCCAGACGGTCGTCGTCGACCAGCCGGTCGTCTACGACTACAGCCAGCCGATCAACCCGTCGGCGCCCCCGCCGGACGCGACCGTGGTCGACGGTGCGGACGACCTGTTCACCAAGGGTCGCGACGCGTTCAAGGCGGGCCTCTACACGTCGGCCCTGAACTTCGCGAACCAGGCCCTGCGGCAATTGCCGAACGACCCGACGCTCCACGAGTTCCGGGCCCTCTCGCTGTTCGCCCTGGGCCAGTACGACGACGCCGCGGCGTCGCTCTACCCGGTTCTCTCCGTCGGTCCCGGCTGGGACTGGCCGACCCTGATCGGGCTCTACGGCGACGACGCGGGCGTCTACACGAACCAGCTCCGCGCCCTGGAGGCGAAGGTGAAGTCCGAGCCGAACACGGCCTCGGCGCACTTCCTCCTGGGCTACCACTACCTCGGCCAGGGTCACGGCGACGAGGCCCTGAACCAGTTCCGGGCGGCGTCGAAGCTCCAGCCTCGCGACACGCTCTCGGCGCAGGTCGTCCAGCAGCTGGACAAGGCCCGTCGCGAGGCCCTCGGGGCTGCTGCCGATCCCCAGCCGGCCCCCGACGCGGCACCCGCGGGGGCCCCGGCTCCGGCCCCGGAACTCGCGCCTCCCGCGGCTGAACCGCTGCCGACCGTCGTGGTCCGGGAGAATGCGATCGAGGGCGTGTGGATCGCCGCGCCCGACGGCGATACCAAGATCACGCTGGACATGGCCCAGGCCGGCAAGTTCGCCTGGAGCGTCGAGCACGGCGGCTCCACCAAGCGGTTCACGGGCGTGCGGACCGGCAACAGCACCCTGCTGACGCTCGTCCAGGACGCCGACGCAACCCAGCCCCCCATGGTCGGCCGCATCGCCTGGAAGGACGAGGATCACTTCGTCTTCCAGCTCATGGGGACGGCCGCCGGCGACCCTGGTCTTTCCTTCAGTCGTTCCCGATAA
- a CDS encoding polymorphic toxin-type HINT domain-containing protein, translated as MIAAWALSLAVGIASGVGPDADRAAYEDARSRAGRDADAQVDLALWCESRGMGAEKTTHLTRAVLLDPDHARARGLLGYVKHEGRWLRPDEIARAVEGSPERQALLREYVDRRSKARDDADGQYRLALWCEEKGLTQPMVAHLHRVVQLDPGREGAWRRLGFEKVKGRWVNPEAEAALKAGREGQAQADKAWKPRLEKLRSALSSKDKAKRIEAQERLAAITDPRAVPMLWQVFVQSGDERRQRVAVDVLSRIEAPSASAALALIAVFSPHADLRSDAARLLQQRDPREFAGLLAGLIRDEVRYKVKPVEGPGSQGGLFIEGKDANVQRRYTPMQQPAFTFQDRIGVDDYGNLVVKRSNRVIRGEPILGLSPETFTPEAYARDPAGSLAAAGFVFNTSPANAFAAFQAGGVPAPLSRDLAQRLTSLPKQVAWLNEGPPNVGKTVRPIYIETLEASLEALQADAKASALVARDQLASDVRQIEAMNAPIRDVNERSVVVLKAVSGLDIGCDREKWADWVVDLQGYGLPLRYESQPPPTIVEDVPIAYQPQALVIPSYALLGFRIGPSCFAGGTPVRTLRGPRPIEQIRPGDQVLTQDTTTGRLGYQPVVEVMHNPPNWTYSIDLGTETVHPTGIHRFWKAGHGWIMARDVRPGDRLRTVGGVVEVVSADKEKVQPVFNLLLSGGDNYCVGEAGVIAHDNGFVEPVEKPFDGVPALASTGKP; from the coding sequence ATGATCGCCGCATGGGCCTTGAGCCTCGCCGTGGGCATCGCCTCAGGAGTCGGCCCCGACGCCGACCGCGCCGCCTATGAGGACGCCCGCAGCCGCGCCGGCCGCGACGCCGACGCCCAGGTCGACCTCGCCCTCTGGTGCGAGTCGCGGGGCATGGGCGCCGAGAAGACGACCCACCTCACTCGGGCCGTGTTGCTCGACCCCGACCACGCCCGGGCCCGCGGCCTGCTCGGCTACGTCAAGCACGAGGGCCGGTGGCTGCGTCCCGACGAGATCGCCCGCGCCGTCGAGGGATCGCCCGAGCGCCAGGCCCTGCTCCGCGAGTACGTCGACCGCCGCAGCAAGGCCCGCGACGACGCCGACGGCCAGTACCGTCTCGCCCTCTGGTGCGAGGAAAAGGGGCTGACGCAGCCGATGGTCGCCCACCTGCACCGGGTCGTCCAGCTCGACCCCGGCCGCGAGGGCGCCTGGCGGCGGCTGGGCTTCGAAAAGGTCAAGGGCCGCTGGGTGAACCCCGAGGCCGAGGCCGCCCTCAAGGCCGGCCGCGAGGGCCAGGCCCAGGCCGACAAGGCCTGGAAGCCCCGCCTCGAAAAGCTCCGCAGCGCCCTTTCAAGCAAGGACAAGGCCAAGCGCATCGAGGCCCAGGAGAGGCTCGCCGCGATCACGGACCCCCGCGCCGTGCCGATGCTGTGGCAGGTCTTCGTCCAGAGCGGCGACGAGCGCCGTCAGCGCGTCGCGGTCGACGTCCTGAGCCGGATCGAGGCCCCCTCCGCCTCCGCCGCCCTGGCGCTGATCGCCGTCTTCAGCCCCCACGCCGACCTCCGCTCCGACGCCGCTCGACTCCTCCAGCAACGCGACCCCCGCGAGTTCGCCGGCCTCCTCGCCGGCCTGATCCGGGACGAGGTCAGGTACAAGGTGAAGCCCGTGGAAGGCCCCGGCTCGCAGGGGGGCCTCTTCATCGAGGGGAAGGACGCGAACGTCCAGCGGCGGTACACACCCATGCAGCAGCCGGCCTTCACGTTCCAGGATCGGATCGGAGTGGACGATTACGGGAATCTCGTCGTGAAGCGGAGCAACCGCGTCATCCGCGGGGAACCCATCCTTGGCCTCTCGCCCGAAACCTTCACCCCCGAGGCTTATGCTAGGGATCCGGCCGGTTCCTTGGCCGCGGCGGGGTTCGTTTTCAACACCTCGCCGGCAAACGCGTTCGCGGCGTTCCAGGCCGGCGGCGTGCCGGCCCCGTTGAGCCGCGACCTCGCTCAACGCCTGACATCCCTTCCGAAGCAGGTGGCCTGGCTGAACGAGGGGCCGCCAAACGTCGGGAAGACCGTGAGGCCCATCTACATTGAGACGCTCGAGGCCTCGCTTGAAGCCCTCCAGGCCGATGCGAAAGCCTCAGCCCTGGTTGCACGAGATCAGCTCGCGTCGGACGTCCGGCAGATCGAGGCGATGAACGCCCCGATCCGCGACGTGAACGAGCGGTCCGTCGTCGTCCTCAAGGCGGTCAGCGGGCTCGACATCGGCTGCGATCGCGAGAAATGGGCGGACTGGGTGGTCGACCTCCAGGGCTATGGGCTCCCGCTGCGGTATGAATCCCAGCCCCCGCCCACGATCGTCGAGGACGTCCCCATCGCCTATCAGCCCCAGGCGTTGGTCATTCCTTCCTACGCGCTGCTCGGCTTCCGCATCGGCCCCTCCTGCTTCGCCGGCGGGACGCCCGTCCGCACCTTGCGGGGGCCGCGGCCGATCGAGCAGATCCGCCCCGGCGACCAGGTGCTCACGCAGGACACGACCACCGGTAGGCTCGGCTACCAGCCGGTCGTCGAGGTCATGCACAACCCGCCCAACTGGACGTACTCGATCGATCTCGGCACGGAGACGGTCCACCCCACGGGCATCCACCGGTTCTGGAAGGCGGGCCACGGCTGGATCATGGCTCGCGACGTCCGCCCCGGCGACCGGCTGCGGACGGTCGGCGGCGTGGTCGAGGTCGTCTCGGCGGACAAGGAGAAGGTCCAGCCCGTGTTCAACCTGCTGCTCTCCGGTGGC